The genomic region CCTCCGGCTCCTCCGGACCGTCGCCGCCCTCGGCCGCCTCGTCCTCGTCGAGGCCCTGCGTCCGCTGGCCGGGCAGCCCGCGGCGGTAGTACGGGCCGGGATTGCCGTGCCCGCGGCTGTACCGGATGTCCGGCACGTTGTTGGCCTGCGCCAGCGCGGCCGCCTCGGCTGCCGCGGTCGCCTCGACGGCCTCGGCCGACTCGGAGCTCTGCGGGGTCCGGCCCACGGCGGTGACGGTGCGCGGGTCGCGCCAGCCGGTCAGGTAGAAGGTGCTGCCGACGCTCAGGCGGGCCGCGTTGAAGCAGTTCGGCTTTCCGGCCCGTCCGTGCAGCTGGGCCCCGCGCAGCGAGAGCCGGCCGCCCACCCGCGCGGTGCGCAGGCTCAGCTCGCCGTCGCACTCCAGCCGGTCGGCCTCGAAGTCCTGGTGCACGGTCAGTCCGTCGGCGGAGAACCCGCGGCCGTACTGGTCGGCGCCCACCGTCAGGTAGTTGGCGATCAGGTCGGTGCCGATCTGCGCGTCGGTCAGCCGCACGCCGTACGGGACGGTGCAGCGGGCCAGCACCAGGTCGCCGGCCGTGTCCAGCCGGGAGGCGTCCAGTCGGGGCAGCCAGCAGCCGTCGATCCGGACGGTGCCGGCGTGCGCCTCGGAGAGCACCGCGCCGGTGTCGAAGTGGCAGTCGTGCAGTTCCACGAAGCTCTCGAACCGGCCGCCGGCCAGCCATAACCGGCCGGTGATCCGGGCGCCGACCAGCTTGAGCCCGCGCACCCGGCCGGGCTCCGGCTCCGGGCCGGCCAGCAGCAGCCGGGCCAGCACGTCGGCGCGCACGGTCCGCTCCAGACCCCAGTCCCCGCCCTTGGCCGGATCGTCCAGCACCGGATCGCCCGCCGACAGGTCGCAGATGTCACTGCGACTGAACGTCCCCCACAACCGCCGCTCGACCGGACTCCAGTCCTGCGGTGCCTCGTCCACCCCGTACCCCCTCGTCAACTGAACGTCTCAGGGTTCGTATCACGGACTGAAATGCGGGGCCACCGATTCCGGCCACTCCTTACACTTGGGCCTGTGATCTCTCGAATCGACCTGCGTGGGTCCACCGACGACCCGCGCGACCTGCTGCCCCGTGCCGAGTTCGACGTGGAGGACGCCCTGGAGAAGGTGCGGCCGATCTGCGAGGACGTACGGCATCGCGGCGTGGCGGCGTTGATCGAGATCACCGAGCGCTTCGACGGCGTGAAGCTGGAGTCCACCCGCGTCCCGCAGGCCGAGATCGCCGCGGCGCTGGAGACGCTGGACCCCAAGGTCCGCGCCGCGCTGGAGGAGACCATCCGCCGGGTGCGGATCGTCCACCGCGAGCAGCGCCGCACCGACCACACCACCCAGGTGGTGCCGGGCGGCACGGTGACCGAGCGCTGGGTGCCGGTGGACCGGGTCGGCCTGTACGTGCCGGGCGGCCTGGCCGTCTACCCGTCCTCCGTGGTGATGAATGTGGTCCCGGCCCAGGAGGCCGGTGTCCAGGGCATCGCCGTCACCTCGCCGCCGCAGAAGGCGTTCGGCGGGCGGGTGCACCCGGCCGTGCTGGCGGCCTGCGAGCTGCTCGGCGTCACCGAGGTGTACGCGGTCGGCGGCGCCCAGGCGGTCGCGATGTTCGCCTACGGCACCGAGGAGTGCGCGCCGGTCAACCTGGTGACCGGCCCGGGCAACATCTTCGTGGCGGCCGCGAAGCGGCTGCTCAAGGGCCGGATCGGCATCGACGCCGAGGCCGGTCCGACCGAGATCCTGGTGCTGGCCGACGACAGCGCCGAGCCCGCCGACGTGGCCGCCGACCTGATCAGCCAGGCCGAGCACGACCCGATGGCCGCCTCGGTGCTGGTCACCGACTCGGTGGCGCTGGCCGACGCGGTCGACGCCGAACTGGTCAAGCAGGTGGCGCAGACCAAGCACCGCGAGCGGGTCACCACCGCGCTCACCGGCAAGCAGTCCGGCACCGTGCTGGTGGACGGCATCGACCAGGGCCTGGCCGTGGCCAACGCCTACGCCGCCGAGCACTTGGAGATCCAGACCCGGGACGCCGCCGCCGTCGCCGCCCGGGTGCGCAACGCCGGCGCGATCTTCGTCGGCCGGTACGCGCCGGTCTCGCTGGGCGACTACGCGGCCGGCTCCAACCACGTGCTGCCCACCGCCGGCTGCGCCTGCCACTCCTCGGGCCTGTCCGTGCAGTCCTTCCTGCGCGGCATCCACGTGATCGACTACAGCCGCGAGGCGCTGGCGGACGTCGCCGCGCACGTGGTCAACCTCGCCGACGCCGAGGACCTGCCCGGTCACGGCGACGCGATCCGAGCCCGCTTCGACTGGACGGTGCCGAACTCTTGAAGATCGACGACCTGCCGGTCCGCGACGAGCTGCGCGGACAGTCGCCCTACGGCGCCCCCCAGCTGGACGTCCCGGTCCAGCTGAACACCAACGAGAACCCGTACCAGCTGCCCGAGCCGCTGGTCGCCCGGATCGCCGAGCGGGTCGCCGAGGCGGCCCGCAACCTCAACCGCTACCCGGACCGGGACGCGGTCGAACTGCGCACCGAGCTGGCCCGCTACCTGACCCGGACCACCGGCTTCGAGCGGACCCGCGAGCAGGTCTGGGCGGCCAACGGCTCCAACGAGATCATCCAGCAGCTGCTGCAGACCTTCGGCGGCCCCGGCCGCAGCGCGCTCGGCTTCGAGCCGAGCTACCAGATGCACGAGCTGATCTCGCGCGGCACCGGCACCCGCTGGATCGCCGGACCGCGCAACGCCGACTTCACCATCGACCTGGACGCGGCCGTGGCGGCGCTCGCCGAGCACCGCCCGGACGTGCTCTTCGTCTGCTCGCCGAACAACCCGACCGGCACCGCGGTGGCGGCGGACACGGTCGTGCGGCTCTACGAGGCCGCCCAGGCGGTCAAGCCGACCGTGGTGATCGTGGACGAGGCCTACGTCGAGTTCTCGCACCGCGCCTCGCTGCTGTCGCTGCTCGACGGCCGCCCGCTGATGGTGGTCACCCGGACCATGTCCAAGGCCTTCGGCGCGGCCGGCCTGCGCCTGGGCTACCTGGCCGCCGACGCCGCCGTGGTGGACGCCGTCCAGCTGGTCCGGCTGCCCTACCACCTGTCGGCCGTCACCCAGGCGACCGCGCTGGCCTGCCTGGAGCACACCGACACGCTGCTCGGCTACGTCCAGCGGCTCAAGGCCGAGCGCGACCGGGTGGTGGACGGGCTGCGCGCGATGGGCCTGGAGGTCACCGACTCGGACGCCAACTTCATCCAGTTCGGTGTCTTCGAGGACCCGCACGCCGTCTGGCAGGCGATCCTCGACCGCGGT from Kitasatospora azatica KCTC 9699 harbors:
- a CDS encoding histidinol-phosphate transaminase produces the protein MKIDDLPVRDELRGQSPYGAPQLDVPVQLNTNENPYQLPEPLVARIAERVAEAARNLNRYPDRDAVELRTELARYLTRTTGFERTREQVWAANGSNEIIQQLLQTFGGPGRSALGFEPSYQMHELISRGTGTRWIAGPRNADFTIDLDAAVAALAEHRPDVLFVCSPNNPTGTAVAADTVVRLYEAAQAVKPTVVIVDEAYVEFSHRASLLSLLDGRPLMVVTRTMSKAFGAAGLRLGYLAADAAVVDAVQLVRLPYHLSAVTQATALACLEHTDTLLGYVQRLKAERDRVVDGLRAMGLEVTDSDANFIQFGVFEDPHAVWQAILDRGVLIRDNGVPGRLRVTAGTPEENDAFLDAVSTVIKEL
- the hisD gene encoding histidinol dehydrogenase; its protein translation is MISRIDLRGSTDDPRDLLPRAEFDVEDALEKVRPICEDVRHRGVAALIEITERFDGVKLESTRVPQAEIAAALETLDPKVRAALEETIRRVRIVHREQRRTDHTTQVVPGGTVTERWVPVDRVGLYVPGGLAVYPSSVVMNVVPAQEAGVQGIAVTSPPQKAFGGRVHPAVLAACELLGVTEVYAVGGAQAVAMFAYGTEECAPVNLVTGPGNIFVAAAKRLLKGRIGIDAEAGPTEILVLADDSAEPADVAADLISQAEHDPMAASVLVTDSVALADAVDAELVKQVAQTKHRERVTTALTGKQSGTVLVDGIDQGLAVANAYAAEHLEIQTRDAAAVAARVRNAGAIFVGRYAPVSLGDYAAGSNHVLPTAGCACHSSGLSVQSFLRGIHVIDYSREALADVAAHVVNLADAEDLPGHGDAIRARFDWTVPNS